The following are from one region of the Alkalimarinus sediminis genome:
- a CDS encoding MOSC domain-containing protein, with amino-acid sequence MNSVGKLLSRHLQELAPGTVRWIGLRPQRKVPMQVVDRSLATQGLGLEGDRRYTGNPGSARQVTFINQEHIDLIAKLLNRDAIDPSTLRRNVVVTGINLVALRHQRFQIGEAIFEANAHCHPCLRMEHALGKGGVAAMLGHGGVCAKVIQSGVIAVGDRVIKLDDQLSLPL; translated from the coding sequence ATGAATTCAGTTGGGAAACTTTTAAGCCGCCACCTTCAAGAGCTTGCACCAGGAACGGTCAGATGGATAGGTCTTCGCCCCCAGCGAAAAGTTCCTATGCAAGTGGTTGATAGATCACTCGCCACTCAAGGGTTAGGTTTAGAAGGCGACAGACGCTATACGGGCAATCCTGGTTCAGCTAGACAAGTAACCTTTATCAACCAAGAGCACATCGACCTAATTGCAAAATTACTCAACCGCGATGCTATTGACCCCAGTACTCTAAGAAGGAATGTAGTCGTCACAGGCATTAACTTAGTGGCCCTTAGGCACCAACGTTTTCAGATTGGTGAGGCTATTTTTGAAGCCAATGCTCACTGCCACCCCTGTTTGCGTATGGAGCACGCACTCGGAAAAGGTGGAGTTGCCGCCATGCTAGGCCATGGAGGCGTCTGTGCAAAAGTGATTCAAAGTGGCGTTATTGCCGTCGGGGATCGCGTTATTAAGCTAGATGATCAACTCAGCTTGCCTTTATAA
- a CDS encoding rhodanese-like domain-containing protein has protein sequence MIKQLSDIVAEAKIGEHCLTVAESVKLIGKCEKPLLIDVREPAEHNLDSVEGFINIPRGVLEMKMPELCDDENRCILLHCGTGGRAALSAKALRNMGYKNVHLISASFEEIKRHFHGL, from the coding sequence ATGATCAAACAGTTATCAGATATAGTGGCCGAGGCGAAAATTGGTGAGCACTGCCTAACCGTGGCCGAGTCGGTAAAGCTAATTGGAAAGTGTGAAAAGCCTCTGCTGATTGACGTGCGGGAGCCTGCTGAGCATAACCTAGACTCAGTTGAAGGTTTTATTAATATTCCTCGTGGTGTTTTAGAGATGAAAATGCCAGAGCTATGTGATGATGAAAATCGCTGTATTCTGCTTCACTGTGGCACGGGTGGACGAGCGGCGCTGTCTGCAAAAGCACTTAGAAATATGGGTTACAAAAATGTTCACTTGATTAGCGCATCATTTGAAGAGATTAAGCGGCATTTTCACGGCTTATAA
- a CDS encoding DsbA family oxidoreductase gives MTKPVIISHYSDVLCVWAYVAQVRLDELRAQFGDNVVIKHHFTPTFGATEHRIGEGWKDRGGFDGFSDHVVHVCEGFPHVKVNKRVWKACQPKSSASTHCFIKAVQLLEDEGVISSDSVDLFNGRTLCEEFVWRVRLAFFVDVKDVSSHDVLFEIATTLNIPSEGIQDRLKNGAAIASLCRDMELKESLKIEGSPTYSLNEGRQKLYGNVGYRILEANVLELMQNENGELASWC, from the coding sequence ATGACAAAACCAGTAATTATTTCACACTATTCAGATGTTCTCTGTGTGTGGGCGTATGTGGCGCAAGTTAGGTTAGATGAGCTAAGAGCTCAGTTTGGTGATAATGTGGTGATTAAACATCATTTCACACCTACATTTGGCGCCACAGAACATCGAATAGGAGAGGGGTGGAAAGACAGAGGAGGTTTTGATGGGTTCTCTGATCATGTGGTGCATGTGTGTGAAGGCTTTCCTCACGTTAAGGTTAATAAACGTGTTTGGAAGGCATGTCAGCCCAAATCGTCGGCCTCGACTCACTGTTTTATAAAGGCGGTTCAGTTACTTGAAGATGAGGGTGTTATTAGTTCCGATAGCGTTGATCTCTTTAATGGCCGAACACTATGCGAAGAGTTTGTTTGGAGGGTCCGATTAGCTTTTTTTGTTGATGTTAAAGATGTCTCAAGTCATGACGTATTGTTTGAAATCGCGACTACTTTGAATATCCCCTCAGAGGGTATTCAGGATCGGCTTAAAAATGGTGCTGCCATTGCGTCTTTGTGTCGGGATATGGAGTTAAAAGAGAGTCTAAAAATAGAGGGAAGCCCAACATACTCATTGAATGAAGGCAGACAAAAGCTATATGGCAATGTAGGTTATCGAATTCTCGAAGCCAATGTGCTTGAGTTAATGCAAAATGAGAACGGTGAACTCGCCTCATGGTGTTGA
- the arsS gene encoding arsenosugar biosynthesis radical SAM (seleno)protein ArsS (Some members of this family are selenoproteins.): MLDTRPMLLLSDFPQIRRAELHTLQVNLGYKCNLSCTHCHVAAGPNRTEMMDRKTVDMLLQFIDAQNIKVLDLTGGAPEMNPEFRYLVTQARKRDVKVIDRCNLTVLLEPDYEDMAQFLADNQVEIVASLPCYSEENVDKQRGKGVYDGSIEALQRLNQLGYGIEGSGLLLNLVYNPGGAFLPPPQQQLELDYKRELFDRFSIEFNELFSITNMPISRFGSVLLSKGEFNNYMGLLKGAYSEQNLESVMCRNLISIDWQGYVYDCDFNQMLEMPLVQPNNHIASDRTHIADLIEQNIEGHPIVVANHCYGCTAGQGSSCGGALE, translated from the coding sequence ATGCTCGATACTCGTCCAATGCTTTTGTTGTCTGATTTTCCTCAAATCAGAAGAGCGGAGTTGCACACTCTTCAAGTAAACTTGGGGTACAAATGCAATTTAAGTTGTACCCATTGCCATGTGGCCGCTGGGCCAAACCGTACAGAAATGATGGACCGTAAGACGGTTGATATGCTGTTGCAGTTTATTGATGCCCAAAATATTAAAGTGTTGGACTTAACTGGCGGTGCACCTGAGATGAACCCTGAGTTTCGTTATTTGGTCACGCAAGCCCGCAAAAGGGACGTAAAGGTTATCGATCGTTGTAACTTAACGGTATTGCTTGAACCAGATTATGAAGATATGGCTCAATTTCTAGCTGACAATCAGGTTGAAATTGTTGCTTCGTTACCTTGTTACAGCGAAGAAAATGTCGATAAGCAACGGGGTAAAGGTGTGTATGATGGCAGTATTGAAGCATTGCAGCGGCTTAATCAGTTAGGGTACGGCATTGAGGGTAGCGGGTTATTGCTCAACCTTGTTTATAATCCTGGCGGCGCTTTTCTTCCACCCCCGCAACAGCAATTGGAACTCGATTATAAAAGAGAGCTATTTGACCGTTTCTCTATCGAGTTTAATGAGCTATTTTCGATCACCAATATGCCTATTAGCCGCTTTGGCAGTGTGTTACTGTCAAAAGGTGAGTTTAATAATTATATGGGTCTATTAAAGGGTGCCTATTCGGAGCAGAACTTAGAGTCTGTCATGTGTCGTAATTTGATTAGTATTGATTGGCAAGGCTATGTATATGACTGTGACTTTAACCAAATGCTCGAAATGCCCCTAGTGCAACCGAATAATCATATTGCGTCTGATCGCACACATATAGCTGACTTAATTGAACAAAATATAGAAGGGCACCCTATTGTGGTTGCAAATCACTGTTATGGTTGTACCGCTGGCCAGGGAAGCAGTTGTGGTGGGGCACTGGAGTAA
- a CDS encoding TIGR04283 family arsenosugar biosynthesis glycosyltransferase, with protein sequence MPMPISIIIPTLNEEKTIKKSLKALQLLRLYGAEVIVSDGGSSDNTKAECDNLVDCWVDSPKGRAVQMNAGAQVARYSAMLFLHADTVLPNNSVSVLKVFIESTSIWGRFDVRLSGDKRMFRVIEFMMNWRSRLTGIATGDQAIFVRKTYFERVGRFPDQPLMEDVAITRKLKKISRPYCIKSPVTTNSRRWEKHGVWKTIVLMWSLRFKYMLGADVEKLHRQYYP encoded by the coding sequence ATGCCGATGCCAATTAGTATTATTATTCCGACCTTAAATGAAGAAAAGACCATCAAAAAATCACTGAAAGCTCTACAGCTTCTTAGATTGTATGGCGCAGAGGTAATTGTGTCTGATGGTGGCAGCAGCGACAACACCAAAGCCGAATGTGATAATTTGGTTGATTGCTGGGTTGACTCACCCAAAGGTAGGGCTGTACAGATGAACGCTGGCGCGCAAGTAGCCCGTTATTCTGCCATGCTATTTCTACACGCCGATACAGTGCTTCCCAATAACAGTGTGAGTGTGCTCAAAGTATTTATTGAGTCGACGAGTATTTGGGGACGTTTTGATGTGCGACTATCGGGTGATAAGCGAATGTTTCGGGTGATTGAGTTTATGATGAATTGGCGCTCGAGACTGACAGGGATTGCCACAGGTGATCAGGCTATTTTTGTGCGAAAAACCTATTTCGAACGGGTAGGTCGATTCCCAGACCAGCCCCTTATGGAGGATGTCGCCATCACCCGTAAGCTCAAGAAAATCAGTCGTCCGTACTGTATCAAATCGCCTGTGACTACCAATAGCCGACGTTGGGAAAAGCACGGTGTTTGGAAAACGATCGTATTAATGTGGTCACTACGATTTAAGTATATGTTAGGTGCTGATGTCGAAAAACTGCACCGGCAATATTATCCTTAA
- a CDS encoding TIGR04282 family arsenosugar biosynthesis glycosyltransferase has protein sequence MTDTLLIQFAKWPQLGKVKTRLAKKMGEQAAYDAHVELTQSVLTNLTSSNVGSVELCFDQLLAENAEAKALIEHCHQRLVPITSQKGSDLGARMYHALSCGLKRYSKVIIVGSDCPTVDKAYLEQATQTLNSKDLVLGPAEDGGYVLIGARKTKPGLLDDIAWGEGTVLNSTIERAVNCGLTYQLLSVTWDVDEYDDYLRWKK, from the coding sequence ATGACCGATACGCTATTAATTCAATTTGCCAAGTGGCCTCAGCTTGGCAAAGTTAAGACTCGTCTAGCTAAAAAAATGGGTGAGCAGGCGGCCTATGATGCGCATGTTGAACTTACTCAGTCAGTATTAACTAACCTTACTTCATCTAATGTGGGTTCAGTGGAGCTGTGTTTTGATCAACTGTTGGCTGAAAACGCAGAAGCTAAGGCACTTATTGAACACTGTCATCAACGATTGGTTCCTATCACGAGTCAAAAAGGGAGTGATTTAGGTGCCAGAATGTATCACGCACTCTCCTGCGGTCTAAAGAGGTACAGCAAGGTGATTATCGTAGGGAGTGACTGTCCTACAGTAGATAAAGCGTATTTAGAGCAGGCTACTCAAACATTAAATAGTAAAGACCTTGTTCTTGGGCCCGCAGAGGATGGCGGCTATGTATTAATAGGTGCACGAAAAACTAAACCAGGATTGTTGGATGATATTGCCTGGGGAGAAGGCACGGTACTTAATTCAACGATTGAGCGCGCTGTAAATTGCGGATTAACGTATCAGTTGTTAAGTGTAACGTGGGACGTGGATGAGTATGATGATTATCTGCGGTGGAAAAAGTGA
- a CDS encoding type II toxin-antitoxin system RelE/ParE family toxin, whose amino-acid sequence MKAVFVELPPFERVRKDYWDDNTFRNFQNEMLNNPFSGDVIKGTGGLRKVRFRDEKRRKGKRGGVRVIYYWWKEGAQFWLFTIYGKDEVTDLTNAERKLLAELLRHEIQVRSL is encoded by the coding sequence ATGAAAGCAGTATTTGTAGAGTTGCCCCCGTTTGAGCGGGTTCGAAAAGATTATTGGGATGATAATACTTTTCGAAATTTTCAGAATGAGATGCTTAATAATCCTTTTTCTGGAGATGTAATAAAAGGAACTGGAGGGCTTCGAAAGGTACGTTTTAGAGATGAGAAAAGACGCAAAGGAAAGCGAGGCGGTGTTAGAGTTATCTATTATTGGTGGAAGGAAGGAGCGCAGTTTTGGCTCTTTACCATTTATGGTAAAGATGAAGTTACTGACCTAACAAACGCGGAAAGAAAGCTATTAGCTGAGTTGTTGAGGCATGAAATACAAGTGAGGAGCTTATGA
- a CDS encoding helix-turn-helix domain-containing protein: MKRNLFEELNEGLQSLRDDREGKVTLKQHTVTAVNPPQVTSEELVSLRERLQLSQAVFAGFLRINKRTLENWEQGRVKPNSQAALLIKMVEKYPDTIQRLGTI, from the coding sequence ATGAAACGTAATTTATTTGAAGAGCTAAACGAAGGGCTTCAGTCTTTAAGGGATGATCGCGAAGGTAAAGTTACGTTAAAGCAACATACCGTGACAGCAGTCAACCCTCCTCAGGTTACAAGTGAAGAGTTAGTTAGCTTAAGAGAAAGATTGCAGTTATCTCAAGCTGTTTTTGCCGGCTTTCTTCGAATCAACAAGCGGACACTAGAAAATTGGGAGCAGGGGCGAGTTAAACCAAACTCTCAGGCGGCATTGCTTATAAAAATGGTAGAAAAATACCCAGACACCATACAGCGTTTGGGTACTATTTGA
- a CDS encoding tetratricopeptide repeat protein has protein sequence MNTMTSSLKPTDSEFSQRELADMARLLIHANDLYQIANNAATSASERASSLDTAFELATQVVSHTPSNNPAVNLLGRIELDRGNIATAKALFKQCLRNEPHNTQYLTNLGYLYLVADESQKALEFFHAALSFDKGYVNAFLGIARAQQALRNFDVAYLHYRSLVIHGHNNKTILQGMLNCCEHIQVDRYETELEADLLTLFANDDLPLERLSHFAAQLICKKYDLENPNAPIDLLTVANDPLIFHALIKCNLPNPFVEEFITLLRQSILFEAAETRHLRDELQLLTIAIGVYCERCNYSLIVDEVEASQVQHFDQVLTQTLQQNWTIDDVAGALIVVGMYQAFFSQSYAVKLTALSLSDWPAALTPLMQASLYRRADREAFKQQFPEKQDELLIAKEDLPAPFPRWNNLALFNEQSLKKDLINSFNLSDESLPERLLLLVAGTDAAQKAVEYARYFTDVDVLAVEHSLENLAESHLKAQEEQLSNIAFWPPSLARRFLQDGNEIHFASISGDAKVIDNSFISLIQNNLSKNGVMNIKLQKSPDSATKDIQALVNKQKLRSTSANIRALRATILADKYSEYWSNLINDEYFYSIDGCRQSWFTHNTQQTMLGAIISLLANPEWTLSKVLNHHSKAVATALAKKHLVRFAEEQQVDNEYSIYLVKG, from the coding sequence ATGAATACAATGACATCGAGTCTAAAACCTACTGATAGCGAGTTTTCACAACGTGAACTTGCAGATATGGCAAGGCTACTTATCCATGCCAACGACCTCTATCAGATTGCTAACAATGCAGCAACTTCTGCGTCAGAGCGAGCATCGTCCTTGGACACTGCCTTTGAACTCGCAACCCAGGTCGTCAGCCACACGCCCTCTAATAATCCAGCTGTAAATCTATTGGGCCGTATAGAGTTAGACCGAGGCAATATTGCAACCGCTAAAGCGCTATTTAAACAGTGTTTAAGAAATGAACCACACAACACTCAATATCTAACCAATTTAGGCTACCTTTATTTGGTCGCCGATGAGTCTCAAAAAGCACTTGAATTCTTCCATGCGGCCCTCTCTTTTGACAAGGGCTATGTGAACGCATTTTTAGGTATAGCCCGAGCCCAACAAGCACTCCGAAATTTTGATGTGGCTTACCTGCATTACCGCTCTCTTGTGATTCACGGCCATAACAACAAGACTATTTTGCAAGGTATGCTCAACTGTTGCGAGCATATTCAAGTAGATCGTTACGAAACAGAACTGGAAGCGGACCTTCTGACACTTTTTGCCAACGATGATTTGCCATTGGAACGTTTGAGTCATTTTGCAGCTCAGTTAATATGTAAAAAATATGATCTTGAAAACCCAAATGCGCCAATTGATCTGTTAACTGTTGCAAATGACCCTTTGATTTTTCACGCCTTAATAAAATGCAATTTGCCCAACCCATTTGTTGAAGAGTTTATTACCCTGCTGCGTCAAAGCATATTATTTGAGGCGGCAGAAACTCGCCACCTAAGAGACGAGCTACAGCTATTAACAATCGCTATCGGTGTTTATTGTGAGCGCTGCAACTACTCACTAATAGTGGATGAAGTTGAAGCCTCTCAAGTGCAACATTTTGACCAGGTGTTAACACAAACACTACAGCAGAATTGGACAATAGATGATGTTGCTGGTGCACTTATCGTGGTTGGCATGTATCAAGCTTTCTTTTCCCAAAGCTATGCAGTAAAGCTAACAGCGCTGAGTCTCTCTGACTGGCCGGCAGCACTTACCCCATTGATGCAGGCATCACTTTACCGAAGGGCTGACAGGGAGGCGTTTAAGCAGCAGTTCCCAGAAAAGCAGGACGAGTTATTAATTGCAAAAGAAGATTTACCAGCCCCCTTCCCGCGCTGGAACAATTTAGCACTATTTAACGAACAATCCCTTAAAAAAGATCTTATTAACAGCTTCAATTTATCTGATGAAAGTTTGCCAGAACGATTGCTTCTGCTGGTAGCTGGAACAGATGCAGCTCAAAAGGCCGTTGAGTATGCCCGGTATTTTACCGACGTAGATGTACTAGCGGTTGAGCACAGTTTAGAGAACTTGGCTGAAAGCCATCTAAAAGCACAAGAAGAACAGCTAAGTAATATAGCATTTTGGCCACCCTCATTAGCTCGACGCTTTTTACAAGACGGCAATGAGATTCACTTTGCTTCGATAAGCGGTGATGCAAAAGTTATTGATAACTCTTTTATAAGCCTTATACAAAATAACTTGAGCAAAAATGGTGTAATGAATATTAAGTTGCAGAAATCGCCTGATAGCGCGACCAAAGATATTCAAGCGCTAGTGAATAAACAAAAGCTACGCTCCACATCCGCCAATATCCGAGCACTTAGAGCAACAATATTAGCGGATAAATACAGTGAGTATTGGTCTAACCTAATCAATGATGAATATTTTTATTCTATTGATGGTTGTCGCCAATCTTGGTTTACCCATAACACCCAACAAACTATGTTAGGCGCCATTATAAGCTTACTGGCCAATCCAGAGTGGACGCTATCCAAGGTTCTCAATCATCACAGCAAAGCTGTGGCAACCGCATTGGCGAAAAAGCACCTAGTACGCTTCGCTGAAGAACAACAGGTTGATAATGAGTATTCTATTTATTTAGTAAAAGGCTAA
- a CDS encoding flagellin: MPQIINTNIASINAQRNLNSSQGDYNTSLQRLSSGLRINSAKDDAAGLAISTRFTSQTRGLDVAIRNAGDGVSLSQTAEGALGAMTDNLLRIRDLALQSANATNSAVDREALNTEVQQLKDEIQRIAEQTNFNGTKLLDGTFEDVTFQIGANEGESLSFGIAQTTTDVLGTAATDGITSNSEVIPTITGTAHALGAGDLVINGIAVPASTGVDDSFSNVDNEKSAIAKAAAINQVSDQTGIEAIVNETSVSGTALLASANNAGTLQINGIGIALSTAAALSVSVNLENVAASINEKSGQTGVVATFNGNPTTGISLVAADGRNISITGDGTVNSSAYGLPASLSTGNTTDATNSNTYLGTYTLVSSAGKEMALDTNANIANAGLQVGNFSGINSGAISETQPSNPLATGDLVINGVPVGPSLSSFDTASSVGNNYSAISKAAAINEVADRTGVTAEVNAAILNADAAIAGVGSAVTGSFQLNGVQVNLSWAAADSNADVQGSIVAAVNNKSGQSGIRAEAFGNSYRLIADDGRNLVASTFTGLAAADIGLTTTQAANGSVTLLSAGKIELSTLTGAISTNSGFEVGSFGSAEDGQLIQDIDISTVDGAIAALNAVDNALDQINFTRADLGAIQNRFESTIDSQSITSENLTAANSRIRDADFAAETAELSRAQVLQSAGLSVLSQANAQPQQVLQLLQG; the protein is encoded by the coding sequence ATGCCTCAAATCATCAATACCAATATTGCGTCTATCAACGCACAGCGGAACCTGAATAGCTCTCAGGGTGACTACAATACATCGCTTCAACGCCTCTCTTCAGGGCTGCGTATTAACAGCGCAAAAGATGATGCGGCCGGCTTAGCGATATCAACTCGCTTTACCTCTCAAACCCGAGGGCTCGATGTTGCAATACGAAATGCCGGTGATGGTGTTTCTCTATCGCAAACCGCAGAAGGTGCATTGGGTGCAATGACCGATAACTTATTACGGATACGCGATCTCGCCCTTCAGTCTGCAAACGCAACTAACAGTGCAGTCGATCGCGAAGCATTGAACACAGAGGTTCAACAGCTAAAAGACGAAATACAGCGAATTGCAGAGCAGACTAACTTTAACGGTACAAAATTATTGGATGGCACATTTGAAGATGTGACATTTCAAATCGGCGCCAACGAAGGCGAAAGCCTCTCTTTTGGTATCGCCCAAACAACTACCGACGTGTTGGGGACCGCAGCAACCGATGGCATTACTTCTAACTCTGAAGTAATCCCAACCATTACCGGGACAGCACACGCCTTAGGCGCTGGAGATTTAGTCATCAATGGTATCGCAGTACCTGCATCAACTGGCGTTGATGATAGCTTTTCTAACGTAGACAATGAGAAAAGTGCTATTGCAAAAGCGGCAGCTATAAACCAGGTCTCCGATCAAACAGGCATCGAAGCTATTGTTAATGAAACATCAGTTAGCGGTACAGCCCTTTTAGCCAGTGCAAATAATGCAGGTACATTGCAAATCAATGGCATTGGTATTGCCTTATCAACTGCAGCTGCACTTTCAGTCAGCGTAAATTTAGAGAATGTTGCAGCATCCATCAATGAAAAATCTGGCCAAACAGGTGTTGTAGCTACATTCAACGGTAACCCTACAACAGGTATTTCGCTAGTTGCGGCCGACGGAAGAAACATATCAATCACCGGTGATGGCACCGTTAACTCAAGTGCATACGGCCTACCTGCCAGTTTAAGCACAGGTAATACCACTGATGCGACAAACTCGAATACTTATCTAGGTACCTACACGCTAGTATCTTCTGCGGGTAAAGAAATGGCCCTAGACACGAATGCAAATATAGCTAATGCTGGGCTACAAGTCGGTAATTTTAGCGGTATCAATAGCGGTGCAATTAGCGAAACACAGCCCTCAAACCCGTTAGCAACCGGCGATCTAGTCATCAATGGTGTACCCGTCGGCCCAAGCTTAAGCTCCTTTGATACCGCTTCAAGTGTGGGTAACAACTATAGCGCTATTTCAAAAGCCGCTGCTATTAATGAAGTAGCAGACCGAACTGGCGTTACCGCTGAGGTCAATGCTGCGATATTAAATGCAGACGCAGCTATTGCGGGAGTTGGTAGTGCGGTCACAGGCTCATTTCAACTCAATGGTGTACAGGTTAACCTTTCTTGGGCTGCCGCAGACTCTAATGCTGATGTGCAAGGTAGCATTGTTGCTGCCGTCAATAATAAGTCTGGACAATCAGGAATCAGAGCAGAAGCTTTCGGAAACAGTTACAGGCTGATTGCTGATGACGGCAGAAACCTTGTTGCCAGCACGTTTACAGGCCTTGCTGCAGCTGACATCGGTTTAACTACCACTCAAGCGGCAAATGGTTCTGTGACGCTACTATCAGCCGGCAAAATTGAGCTCAGCACCCTTACCGGCGCTATCTCAACTAACTCTGGCTTTGAAGTTGGCTCATTTGGCTCTGCAGAGGATGGTCAGTTAATACAGGACATTGATATCTCTACCGTGGATGGCGCAATAGCAGCTCTTAATGCGGTTGATAATGCTCTCGACCAGATTAACTTTACTCGTGCGGACCTCGGTGCGATTCAAAATCGATTTGAATCAACCATCGATAGCCAGTCGATTACCTCAGAGAATCTGACAGCGGCAAACTCTCGAATCAGAGATGCAGATTTTGCAGCAGAAACTGCCGAGCTGTCACGAGCCCAGGTACTGCAGTCTGCAGGTTTGTCTGTGCTCTCTCAAGCGAACGCACAGCCTCAGCAGGTATTGCAGCTACTACAGGGTTAA